Proteins from a single region of Chloroherpeton thalassium ATCC 35110:
- a CDS encoding TRL-like family protein, with the protein MKNVKLLAVGLLTSLVLSACSLTLPVTATSNAVGKKVGTSSATGYFGIFFFDADASIQTAAKNAGISKISTVDIKMSNVLGIIVTYETIVTGE; encoded by the coding sequence ATGAAAAATGTCAAATTATTAGCGGTTGGCTTGCTCACAAGCCTCGTTCTTAGCGCTTGCTCCTTAACCTTGCCAGTGACCGCCACCTCAAACGCTGTGGGTAAAAAAGTAGGTACCTCTTCAGCAACTGGCTACTTTGGCATCTTTTTCTTCGACGCTGATGCCAGCATTCAAACTGCAGCTAAAAACGCTGGCATTTCCAAAATTTCAACTGTTGATATTAAGATGTCCAACGTTCTCGGCATCATTGTTACTTATGAAACCATCGTTACCGGCGAATAA
- a CDS encoding adenylate/guanylate cyclase domain-containing protein has translation MNIQTSRRSILAITYCWAIAAIFIGLHDFLCAYSINAFPLENPVMFFGAYVALGTLSGAVSGFFLLIFLQEPFRRKSFLAALFGQTGFCTLLLMLLYAFGVWLQASVFFGESLFAKEVLARFFAEILNAKFLRAAIFGGGLSGLTSFFLQLSEKYGQGVLWDFIRGKFYTPKEQEKIFMFLDVKSSTSMAQQIGYSTYFYLLSDFFQDLTKPIIESSGCIYQCVGDELVITWETSVGLKEARAVRCFFEMERRIEAKSAAYLEKYGVVPSFKAGMHFGSVVTGEIGVLKKDIAHLGQAITIAARIQGVCNSFNEKLLLSEELFNAISLPSNLETKAIGGVLLKGKSEPITLFAVKKKDE, from the coding sequence GTGAACATACAAACATCACGCCGATCCATTCTGGCTATTACATATTGTTGGGCGATTGCCGCGATTTTCATCGGATTGCACGATTTTTTATGCGCTTATTCAATCAACGCGTTTCCGCTCGAAAATCCGGTGATGTTTTTCGGCGCATATGTTGCACTTGGAACGCTCTCGGGCGCAGTTTCCGGCTTTTTTCTACTCATTTTTTTGCAAGAACCCTTTCGGCGAAAATCTTTCCTGGCGGCGCTATTTGGCCAAACTGGGTTTTGCACGTTGTTGCTTATGCTGCTCTATGCTTTCGGCGTTTGGCTTCAAGCAAGCGTGTTTTTCGGCGAATCGCTCTTTGCCAAAGAAGTTCTCGCGCGATTTTTCGCGGAAATTCTGAACGCCAAATTTCTTCGTGCGGCCATTTTTGGTGGCGGGCTTTCCGGCTTGACGAGCTTTTTTTTGCAATTGAGCGAAAAATATGGACAAGGCGTGCTTTGGGATTTTATTCGCGGCAAATTTTACACGCCAAAAGAGCAGGAAAAAATTTTCATGTTTCTCGATGTGAAATCCTCTACCAGCATGGCACAGCAAATCGGCTATTCGACCTATTTTTACTTGCTCTCCGATTTTTTTCAAGACCTCACGAAGCCAATTATCGAAAGTTCTGGCTGCATTTATCAATGCGTCGGCGATGAACTGGTGATTACCTGGGAAACCAGCGTTGGGCTAAAAGAAGCGCGTGCCGTTCGTTGCTTTTTCGAGATGGAGCGTAGGATTGAGGCCAAATCGGCTGCGTATTTGGAAAAATATGGCGTTGTGCCAAGTTTCAAAGCTGGCATGCACTTTGGTAGCGTTGTGACCGGCGAAATTGGCGTACTCAAAAAAGACATTGCTCATCTCGGCCAAGCCATTACGATTGCCGCAAGAATTCAAGGCGTTTGCAACAGCTTCAATGAAAAACTGCTTCTTTCAGAAGAGCTGTTCAACGCCATTTCCTTGCCAAGCAACCTTGAAACCAAAGCCATCGGGGGCGTTTTGCTTAAGGGAAAATCTGAACCGATCACGCTTTTTGCCGTTAAAAAAAAGGATGAATAA
- the glgX gene encoding glycogen debranching protein GlgX, whose product MEPDILPGLSYPLGATVFADGVNFSVFSKNGDYVELLFFNDVDDENPIRTIRLDPKSNRTFYYWHVFVKGIGHGQLYGYRVYGTFKPEQGFCFDGWKVLLDPYARAVCVGKNYEREAAIRSGNNCGQAMKSVVVDAKRYKWDGDKPLHYPYTRSIIYEMHVGGFTRNPNSGVAKEKRGTFAGLIEKIPYLKALGITAVELLPVQQFDEHDAPKEHTNYWGYSPIAFFAPHFEYSSRKDPLGPVDEFRDMVKALHKTGIEVILDVVFNHTAEGNRSGPIFSFKGFENKAYYILTAENNSYANYSGCGNTLKTHHSIVRRLIMDCLHYWVTYMHVDGFRFDLASVFSRDEDGVPMQNPPILWSIESDPWLAGTKIIAEAWDAAGLYQVGSFVGHRWAEWNGRFRDDIRMFMKGDARKLTDFVNRITASPDLYSEKSRDPNRSINFITCHDGFTLNDLVSYNVKHNENNSENNLDGQKENYSWNCGEEGQTQNEAINQLRLRQIKNFFTLLMISQGTAMMQMGDEIRRTQYGNNNAYCQDNDMNWFDWDAVKKNTELLAFVKNLIRMNLTHEIFQETTFWTDKENRKSPRITWHGVHLSQPDWSDDSHSIAFTLNHEESRSQFHVMINAYWEPLSFELPPLPGMRGRRWHRVLDTALSAPDDFPETPPAFDHDSYVVEDRSIVILGHTGRALTQS is encoded by the coding sequence ATGGAACCCGACATCTTACCCGGCCTTAGCTATCCTCTTGGCGCAACTGTTTTTGCAGACGGCGTTAATTTTTCGGTTTTCTCCAAAAACGGAGATTATGTAGAACTTCTTTTTTTTAATGATGTTGATGACGAAAATCCAATCCGAACGATCCGGCTCGACCCGAAAAGCAATCGCACGTTTTACTATTGGCATGTTTTCGTAAAGGGCATCGGCCACGGCCAGCTTTATGGCTATCGCGTTTATGGCACGTTTAAACCTGAACAAGGCTTTTGCTTCGACGGATGGAAAGTTTTGCTCGATCCTTATGCACGGGCTGTCTGCGTTGGAAAAAATTATGAACGCGAGGCCGCCATCCGCTCTGGCAATAATTGCGGCCAAGCCATGAAAAGCGTGGTGGTTGACGCCAAACGCTACAAATGGGATGGCGACAAGCCGCTTCACTATCCTTACACGCGGTCGATTATTTATGAAATGCACGTCGGCGGTTTTACTCGAAATCCAAATTCCGGTGTCGCGAAAGAAAAACGCGGCACGTTTGCCGGCCTGATTGAAAAAATTCCTTATCTGAAAGCGCTTGGCATTACGGCTGTTGAGCTGTTGCCCGTGCAGCAATTTGATGAACATGACGCCCCAAAAGAGCACACAAATTATTGGGGATATAGCCCCATCGCGTTTTTTGCGCCGCACTTTGAATATAGCTCGCGCAAAGATCCGCTCGGGCCTGTTGATGAATTTCGCGACATGGTCAAAGCGCTGCACAAAACCGGCATCGAAGTCATTTTGGATGTTGTGTTTAATCACACGGCGGAAGGCAATCGCAGCGGCCCAATTTTTTCCTTCAAAGGCTTTGAAAACAAAGCGTATTACATTTTAACTGCCGAAAATAATTCATACGCAAATTATAGCGGCTGCGGCAATACGCTCAAAACTCACCATTCCATCGTTCGACGCCTCATCATGGATTGCTTGCACTATTGGGTGACTTACATGCACGTTGATGGATTTCGCTTCGATTTGGCTTCTGTTTTTTCGCGCGACGAAGACGGCGTGCCCATGCAAAATCCACCGATTCTTTGGTCTATCGAATCCGACCCGTGGCTTGCTGGAACAAAAATTATTGCGGAAGCTTGGGATGCGGCGGGGCTTTACCAAGTTGGTTCATTTGTGGGTCATCGTTGGGCGGAATGGAACGGCAGATTTCGCGACGACATCCGCATGTTCATGAAAGGCGACGCGCGCAAATTGACAGATTTTGTGAATCGAATAACGGCAAGCCCTGATTTATATTCTGAAAAATCGCGCGATCCGAACCGAAGCATTAATTTTATCACCTGCCACGACGGCTTCACGCTCAACGACCTGGTCTCTTACAACGTGAAGCACAACGAAAATAACAGCGAAAATAACCTCGACGGCCAAAAAGAAAATTATAGCTGGAATTGCGGCGAAGAAGGCCAGACGCAAAACGAAGCGATCAACCAGTTGCGGCTTAGGCAGATAAAAAATTTCTTCACGCTTTTGATGATTTCGCAAGGCACTGCCATGATGCAAATGGGCGACGAAATCCGCCGCACACAGTACGGCAACAACAACGCCTATTGCCAAGACAATGACATGAACTGGTTTGATTGGGACGCCGTGAAAAAAAACACTGAACTGCTGGCATTTGTGAAAAATCTGATTCGAATGAATCTCACACACGAGATTTTTCAAGAAACCACTTTTTGGACGGATAAAGAAAACCGCAAGTCGCCGCGAATTACTTGGCACGGCGTGCATCTCAGCCAACCGGATTGGTCGGACGATTCCCACAGCATCGCCTTCACGCTGAATCATGAAGAAAGCCGCAGCCAATTTCATGTGATGATCAATGCCTATTGGGAGCCGCTTTCATTTGAGCTCCCACCATTGCCTGGCATGAGAGGCCGGCGCTGGCATCGCGTGCTCGATACGGCGCTCTCTGCCCCTGACGATTTTCCCGAAACACCGCCAGCATTTGATCATGATAGTTATGTGGTTGAAGATCGTTCGATCGTAATTTTAGGCCACACGGGCCGGGCGTTAACCCAGAGCTAA
- a CDS encoding NAD(P)-dependent malic enzyme: MDIYQESLDLHQKLGGKLSIASKVQLQNRHDLSLAYTPGVAEVSRVVAKNPEKAYELTLKKNTIAIVSDGSAVLGLGNIGAYGAIPVMEGKAVLFKEYADIDAFPICVQTQNTYEIISLVKNIAPVFAGVNLEDIAAPRCFEIEAALQDIGIPVFHDDQHGTAIVLLAALINAAKLAEKELTELKVVINGAGAAGTAIVELLLCVGYDPTVCTPVKEIIICDSKGIISRSRSDLQQSAQKMKLAMLTNREDKNGSLSDAMHGADVFIGVSVGDLVSQEMVRSMAKNPIILAMANPIPEIMPEEAKAAGACIVGTGRSDFPNQVNNVLAFPGVFRGAMDAKASRITPKMKLLAAYALANYVKSPSPEEILPSVLDKEVGRAVAKAVAEAWKSEQTA, translated from the coding sequence ATGGACATTTATCAAGAGTCTTTGGACTTGCATCAAAAACTCGGTGGAAAACTTTCCATCGCGTCAAAAGTTCAACTGCAGAATCGGCACGATTTATCGCTGGCCTACACGCCAGGCGTTGCTGAGGTTTCGCGCGTGGTTGCCAAAAACCCCGAAAAAGCCTACGAACTCACGCTGAAAAAAAACACCATTGCAATTGTTTCCGACGGTTCGGCAGTGCTTGGACTTGGAAACATTGGCGCGTATGGCGCGATTCCGGTCATGGAAGGCAAAGCCGTTTTATTCAAAGAATATGCCGACATCGACGCGTTTCCGATCTGCGTTCAAACGCAAAATACGTATGAAATTATCAGTTTAGTGAAAAACATCGCGCCCGTCTTCGCCGGAGTCAATTTGGAGGATATCGCCGCTCCGCGGTGTTTTGAAATCGAAGCCGCGTTGCAAGATATTGGCATTCCAGTTTTTCACGACGATCAGCATGGCACGGCTATCGTTTTGCTGGCTGCGCTGATTAATGCTGCCAAACTTGCAGAAAAAGAATTAACCGAGCTAAAAGTTGTCATTAACGGCGCGGGCGCGGCGGGTACGGCCATCGTGGAACTGCTGCTTTGCGTTGGCTACGACCCAACGGTTTGCACGCCCGTGAAAGAAATTATTATTTGCGATAGCAAAGGGATCATTTCGCGTTCGCGCTCCGATTTGCAACAGTCGGCACAAAAAATGAAGCTCGCGATGCTCACGAATCGCGAAGATAAAAACGGCTCGCTTTCGGATGCGATGCACGGCGCAGATGTTTTTATCGGCGTGAGCGTAGGCGATTTGGTCTCGCAAGAAATGGTTCGCAGCATGGCCAAAAATCCGATTATTCTGGCAATGGCCAATCCGATTCCCGAAATTATGCCGGAAGAAGCCAAAGCTGCCGGCGCGTGCATTGTTGGCACAGGACGAAGTGATTTTCCAAATCAGGTGAATAATGTGCTCGCGTTTCCAGGCGTTTTTCGCGGCGCGATGGATGCAAAAGCAAGTCGCATTACCCCAAAAATGAAATTGCTGGCCGCTTACGCGCTGGCAAATTATGTGAAGTCGCCTTCGCCAGAAGAAATTCTTCCCTCTGTTTTGGATAAAGAAGTCGGAAGAGCGGTGGCAAAAGCCGTTGCAGAAGCCTGGAAAAGCGAGCAAACGGCATAA
- a CDS encoding hydrogenase small subunit yields MQKKQSFAEVFEARGLSRRDFLKFCGLTSVALGLAPSLFPNVVQAMETKPRTPVIWLHGQECTCCSESFIRSSHPIAADVVLNMISLDYDDTLSAAAGHQLEAVRKQIMKEYKGKYILAVEGNASLKDGGVYCMVGGEAFVDVLRETAEDAMAVIAWGSCASFGCVQNAYPNPSGAAPVSEVISGKPIVNVPGCPPIAEVMTGVITHVHTFGTLPELDRFMRPKAFYGTRIHDKCYRRPFFDAGMFVESFDDEAAAKGWCLYKMGCKGPTTYNSCSKIEWNEKTSFPIGSGHPCIGCSEPNFWDNGPFYTRRAEVPFLGTDSNADEIGKIAVGAAVAGAAAHAIGTVIKQKVSPSEKKES; encoded by the coding sequence ATGCAGAAAAAGCAATCGTTTGCTGAAGTTTTTGAAGCACGAGGGCTCAGCCGTAGGGACTTTCTGAAGTTTTGCGGCCTGACTTCAGTTGCCCTTGGGCTCGCGCCGTCGCTCTTTCCTAATGTAGTACAAGCGATGGAAACCAAACCAAGAACACCTGTTATTTGGCTGCACGGGCAGGAATGCACTTGTTGCAGCGAATCGTTTATCCGCTCCTCCCACCCAATTGCCGCCGATGTTGTTCTCAATATGATTTCGCTCGATTATGACGACACGCTCAGCGCCGCTGCTGGCCACCAATTGGAAGCTGTTCGCAAGCAAATCATGAAGGAATACAAAGGCAAATACATTTTGGCCGTTGAAGGCAATGCGTCGCTCAAAGACGGTGGCGTGTACTGCATGGTTGGCGGCGAAGCCTTCGTAGATGTGTTGAGAGAAACCGCCGAAGACGCCATGGCCGTGATTGCTTGGGGCTCTTGTGCATCATTTGGTTGTGTACAGAATGCGTATCCGAATCCTTCCGGTGCAGCGCCGGTTTCGGAAGTCATTTCCGGCAAACCGATTGTGAATGTGCCTGGTTGCCCACCAATTGCAGAAGTCATGACTGGCGTGATTACCCATGTACACACATTTGGAACCTTGCCTGAACTCGATCGATTCATGCGGCCAAAAGCTTTTTATGGCACGCGCATTCACGACAAATGCTATCGTCGCCCATTTTTCGATGCGGGCATGTTTGTTGAAAGCTTTGACGACGAGGCCGCAGCCAAAGGCTGGTGCCTTTATAAAATGGGCTGCAAAGGACCAACCACTTATAACTCCTGCTCAAAAATTGAATGGAACGAGAAAACCAGCTTCCCAATTGGCTCTGGCCATCCGTGCATCGGCTGCTCAGAACCGAACTTCTGGGACAATGGCCCATTCTACACACGCCGCGCCGAAGTGCCGTTTCTCGGAACAGATAGCAATGCGGATGAAATCGGAAAAATTGCAGTTGGCGCCGCCGTTGCTGGGGCAGCCGCTCACGCCATCGGAACGGTTATCAAACAAAAAGTTTCACCATCAGAGAAAAAGGAGTCATAA
- a CDS encoding nickel-dependent hydrogenase large subunit produces MSKRIAVDPIPRIEGHLRIEAVLDDKNQIQEAFSSGTMWRGLEIILQGRDPRDAWAFTERICGVCTTVHALASVRCVEDALGIQIPPNARIIRNLMNATQQTQDHLVHFYHLHALDWVDVVSALKADPGETSRIAQSISNWPKSSVGYFKDLQTRLVKFVESGQLGIFSNAYWGHSAYKLPPEVNLIGVAHYLEALEFQKEIVKIHTIFGGKNPHPNYVVGGMACAIDPNKDTAINIERLNLVKKIIDDTITFIDQVYIPDLIAIAGFYKGWLYGGGLGNYLAYGDFPETTIDDTASLLWPRGAILNKDLSTVYDDVDPKDLAQITEEVSHSWYTYANGDEKGLHPWQGETKPKFTGPQPPYEFLNTDHKYSWLKTPRWKDHPMEVGPLARVLIQYAKKDSMIVDTVNYVLNTLNVGPEALFSTLGRTAARGIEAKQTAGFMLHFYNQLIENVKNGDYRTFNSELWTPERWPQDCKGFGYTEAPRGALGHWIHIKDQKIADYQIVVPSTWNASPRDNKGRSGAYEAALKGTPMADPEKPLEILRTVHSFDPCLACASHLYDMNGNEITTVKIA; encoded by the coding sequence ATGTCGAAAAGAATTGCTGTCGATCCCATTCCACGTATAGAAGGCCATTTGAGAATTGAGGCCGTACTTGACGATAAAAATCAAATTCAAGAGGCATTTAGCAGCGGCACCATGTGGCGCGGCTTAGAAATTATTTTGCAAGGCAGAGACCCTCGCGATGCGTGGGCATTTACGGAACGCATTTGCGGCGTTTGTACCACGGTTCATGCGCTTGCTTCCGTGCGCTGCGTTGAAGATGCGCTTGGCATTCAAATTCCGCCCAATGCCAGAATTATTCGCAATTTGATGAACGCTACGCAGCAAACCCAAGATCATTTGGTGCATTTCTATCATCTTCATGCGCTGGACTGGGTGGATGTCGTGAGCGCGCTCAAAGCCGACCCGGGCGAAACATCTCGCATTGCACAAAGCATTTCGAACTGGCCAAAATCTTCTGTTGGTTATTTTAAAGACTTGCAAACCCGATTGGTGAAATTTGTCGAAAGCGGTCAGCTCGGCATTTTCTCCAACGCGTATTGGGGACACAGCGCGTATAAGCTTCCGCCGGAAGTGAATTTGATCGGCGTGGCGCACTACCTCGAAGCGCTGGAATTCCAAAAGGAAATCGTAAAAATTCATACGATTTTTGGCGGAAAGAATCCGCATCCAAACTATGTCGTTGGCGGCATGGCTTGTGCGATTGACCCGAACAAAGACACCGCCATTAATATCGAGCGGCTCAACTTGGTCAAGAAAATCATCGACGACACCATCACCTTTATCGACCAAGTCTATATTCCCGATTTAATCGCGATTGCCGGTTTCTACAAAGGCTGGCTCTACGGCGGCGGTCTCGGCAATTATTTAGCTTACGGCGATTTCCCCGAAACCACTATCGACGACACGGCCTCGCTGCTTTGGCCGCGCGGTGCAATTTTGAACAAAGATTTGAGCACGGTTTATGACGATGTTGATCCGAAAGACCTTGCCCAAATTACCGAAGAAGTTTCGCATAGCTGGTACACTTACGCCAACGGCGATGAGAAAGGCTTGCATCCTTGGCAGGGCGAAACAAAACCAAAATTCACTGGCCCGCAGCCGCCGTATGAATTCTTGAACACCGATCATAAATATAGCTGGTTGAAAACACCTCGCTGGAAAGATCATCCGATGGAAGTTGGGCCGCTGGCTCGCGTTTTGATTCAATACGCGAAAAAAGATTCCATGATTGTAGACACAGTGAACTATGTTCTCAACACGCTGAATGTCGGGCCAGAAGCGCTTTTCTCAACACTTGGACGCACGGCTGCACGCGGTATCGAGGCAAAGCAAACGGCTGGCTTTATGCTTCATTTCTACAACCAGCTCATTGAAAACGTCAAGAACGGCGACTACCGCACGTTCAACAGCGAACTTTGGACACCAGAACGCTGGCCGCAAGATTGCAAAGGCTTTGGCTACACAGAAGCGCCACGCGGGGCATTGGGTCATTGGATTCACATCAAAGATCAAAAAATTGCAGACTATCAAATCGTCGTTCCATCCACCTGGAATGCGTCGCCGCGCGATAACAAAGGCCGCTCTGGGGCCTATGAAGCCGCGCTAAAAGGCACACCGATGGCCGATCCAGAAAAACCGTTGGAAATTTTGCGCACGGTGCACTCCTTCGACCCTTGTTTGGCTTGCGCCTCACACCTTTATGACATGAACGGAAATGAGATTACAACCGTCAAAATTGCTTAG
- the cybH gene encoding Ni/Fe-hydrogenase, b-type cytochrome subunit, whose protein sequence is MGRIIEEIYVWRLPVRIYHWLNALSITVLFITGLYIAAPIMNAPIGEAVWYKQMAWWRYIHFGAGFVFIANFLYRLYWALFGNDELARFGGFQPWSPSWWGHPFKEQLASYLFIRTEEPNHTGHNPVAALTHFIFIFLGSWFMILTGLAMYGENNPGGFIDTYFGWVVMIFSSSHSMHMMHHAGAWIFPFYVILHLYAVTRHDVVDRTSVTSSIITGYKHRVEESPSGR, encoded by the coding sequence ATGGGACGAATTATCGAAGAAATCTATGTTTGGCGACTGCCCGTCCGCATTTATCATTGGCTGAACGCGTTGAGCATCACCGTGCTTTTTATCACGGGACTCTATATTGCCGCGCCAATTATGAATGCACCTATTGGAGAAGCCGTCTGGTATAAGCAAATGGCTTGGTGGCGCTATATCCATTTTGGCGCTGGATTTGTTTTCATTGCCAATTTTCTTTATCGCTTGTACTGGGCGCTCTTTGGCAACGATGAACTCGCGCGATTTGGTGGGTTTCAGCCTTGGTCGCCAAGTTGGTGGGGACATCCGTTTAAAGAACAATTGGCATCGTATTTATTTATCCGCACCGAAGAGCCGAATCATACTGGCCACAATCCAGTTGCCGCACTCACACACTTCATCTTCATTTTTCTTGGCTCTTGGTTCATGATTTTAACCGGTCTGGCCATGTACGGAGAAAACAATCCAGGTGGTTTCATCGATACTTATTTTGGCTGGGTAGTAATGATCTTCAGCAGCAGCCACTCGATGCACATGATGCACCATGCCGGTGCTTGGATTTTCCCGTTCTATGTAATTCTACATCTTTATGCGGTAACACGCCACGATGTGGTTGATCGCACCAGCGTGACATCCTCCATCATCACTGGCTATAAGCACCGCGTAGAAGAATCACCAAGCGGGCGTTAA